From a single Pseudorasbora parva isolate DD20220531a chromosome 15, ASM2467924v1, whole genome shotgun sequence genomic region:
- the flrt2 gene encoding leucine-rich repeat transmembrane protein FLRT2, giving the protein MEFQAGFWNNDWTSFLRFWLTVLLSLHVQFSPVSSCPEECRCDRAFVYCNERSLTSVPLGVQEGYKTLFLHNNQINNAGFPLELHNVASVDTVYLYGNQLDEFPLNLPKNVRVLHLQENNIQTISRAALAQLPMLEELHLDDNSISTVGVEEGAFREAVSLKLLFLTKNHLSSIPIGLPADLKELRLDENRIADIDEDAFQNVTTLQRLLLDGNLLEDEGIAPGTFQDLVNLKELSLARNSLTTPPPKLPSASLIKLNLQENQMDTIEVTSFAGLSNLEKLDISSNQLQFLLSGVFDGLRNLRNLNVRNNLWRCDCSIKWVIAWLRSLPPAINVRGFTCQSPERVRGMVIRELTLDAIDCPAGTVLHPWPTHSYPSTLPPRRTTTITTTNFRTTHFTTISPTAFYPASANPTPPVPHFPPGPLPPYEDPLKISFHVVNSTCIDVSWESYFTVTAYKVTWVKMGQSLMSDIHRERTVPGYQRRLSLSNLDPRSIYRICVYVLDTLNTYRPGEDTICSEAKTKSTSTYSESEQAAQQDNTSTLLLAGVIGGAVLVVLVTLLSVFCWHMHKKSRSSSSKWKYNRGRRKDDYCEAGTKKDNSILEMTETSFQIVSLNNEQLLKGDFRIQPIYTPNGGIGLQDCHLSNNSIAYCKSSNVPSVDFCHT; this is encoded by the coding sequence ATGGAGTTTCAAGCTGGATTTTGGAATAATGATTGGACTTCATTTCTTCGCTTTTGGTTGACAGTGTTGTTGAGCTTGCATGTGCAGTTCAGCCCCGTCTCCTCTTGTCCTGAAGAGTGCCGCTGCGATAGAGCATTTGTTTACTGTAATGAGAGGAGCCTGACGTCTGTGCCTCTGGGGGTGCAAGAGGGATATAAGACTCTCTTCCTCCACAACAATCAGATCAACAATGCCGGCTTTCCGTTGGAGCTACACAATGTTGCCTCTGTAGATACTGTTTACCTATATGGAAATCAGCTTGATGAATTTCCCCTAAACCTTCCCAAGAACGTTCGAGTGCTGCACCTACAGGAAAACAACATCCAGACTATCTCGAGGGCAGCACTTGCCCAGCTACCCATGCTGGAGGAACTCCATCTGGATGACAACTCCATCTCAACTgtaggggtagaggaaggggCTTTCAGGGAGGCTGTCAGTCTCAAGCTTCTTTTCCTCACCAAAAACCACCTGAGCAGCATTCCTATCGGATTACCAGCAGATCTCAAGGAGCTGCGTTTGGATGAGAATCGCATTGCCGACATTGACGAGGATGCCTTCCAGAATGTCACCACCCTGCAGCGACTGTTGCTGGATGGGAACTTGCTTGAGGATGAGGGCATCGCTCCAGGAACCTTCCAGGATCTGGTCAACCTCAAAGAATTGTCCCTTGCACGCAACTCACTCACCACTCCACCACCGAAGCTCCCAAGCGCATCCCTGATCAAGCTTAACCTGCAAGAAAACCAGATGGACACCATTGAAGTGACATCCTTCGCTGGGCTTAGTAATTTGGAGAAGTTAGATATATCCAGCAACCAGCTACAGTTTCTTCTATCGGGTGTCTTTGATGGCTTGAGAAACCTGAGGAACCTTAATGTGAGAAACAACCTCTGGCGTTGCGATTGCAGCATTAAATGGGTCATTGCATGGCTCAGGTCTCTGCCACCTGCGATAAATGTCAGAGGGTTTACGTGCCAGAGTCCAGAAAGGGTGCGTGGCATGGTAATTCGAGAGCTCACCTTAGATGCCATTGACTGCCCGGCGGGCACCGTGTTGCATCCCTGGCCAACCCATTCATATCCATCTACATTGCCACCACGCAGAACCACCACCATCACCACGACCAACTTTAGAACCACCCACTTCACCACCATTTCACCCACTGCATTTTACCCCGCCTCAGCCAATCCCACTCCCCCAGTTCCACATTTCCCTCCTGGTCCCCTACCTCCTTATGAAGACCCCTTAAAAATCTCCTTTCATGTTGTTAATTCTACCTGCATTGATGTGAGCTGGGAGTCTTACTTCACTGTGACGGCTTACAAGGTGACTTGGGTCAAGATGGGGCAGAGTTTGATGAGTGACATCCATCGAGAAAGAACAGTCCCAGGATACCAACGAAGACTTAGTCTGTCAAATTTAGATCCCAGGTCTATCTATCGCATCTGCGTGTATGTTCTGGATACTCTTAACACTTACAGACCAGGCGAGGATACTATCTGTTCCGAGGCTAAGACCAAATCCACATCCACATACTCTGAATCCGAGCAGGCTGCCCAACAAGACAACACCTCCACACTCCTATTAGCTGGAGTGATAGGTGGGGCAGTGTTGGTGGTCTTAGTGACACTTTTAAGTGTGTTTTGCTGGCACATGCACAAGAAAAGCAGGTCGTCGTCATCCAAATGGAAATACAACCGGGGCAGAAGAAAAGATGACTACTGCGAGGCCGGCACCAAAAAGGATAACTCCATCCTGGAAATGACTGAAACAAGCTTTCAGATAGTGTCGCTAAACAATGAGCAGCTTTTAAAGGGGGACTTCAGAATTCAGCCCATCTACACACCTAATGGAGGAATTGGCCTTCAGGACTGTCACCTCAGTAACAATAGCATAGCTTATTGCAAGAGCAGTAACGTTCCCAGTGTGGACTTCTGCCACACATGA